The DNA window TCGCTCCTCATCGGATTGGTTGCCGGCCATTATGCGCAGAAAAATGCGGTGGAATACCTGCTCCTGGTCGTCGGGTTCCTCGGGGGGTTCACGACGTTCAGCAGCTTCTCACTTGATCTTTTCGCAATGATCCAACGGCACCTCTATGCGCAAGCCGCCCTCTTTGCCGCCAGCCAGGTTGTGCTGGGGATCGGCGGCGCCGCCCTCGGGTTCGCTGTCACTTCACGGCCGGGTTAGACCTGTTCGGGGCTGGCCGAATCTTTCTTTTCCCGTTTCCGCTTTCGGCGCTTCCACTTCTCAAACTCCTGCACGTTGTCGCTGGATTCCCCCGCAACAAAGGAAAAAAGGTGGATGGCAATGGCGATTCCCCATCCCATCAATGGCCAGTAAGCCCAATTCAAACCGTCCCCGTTCATCAAGTCGATTGCCACCAAAAAGGCGTTGACCGCCAAATAGGAACCCACGTGAGAAATGAGGTCGCCCCGCTGGCTGCGGCGGAACTGCTTCCACAATTGGCGTTCGTTTTCTTCCCGCTCGGCCAAGGTGCGCTCCCCCTTGACTTTCTGCCGATAGGCCTCCTCGGCCGCCGCTACTTGCTCCGGGGTCAAACCGATCTCTTCGGCCGTTGTCATCAGGCGGGTTCGTAGGCTTTCGGATTCTGTCCCGGTCTGCTGCACCGCCAGCCGCAAAATCGCCTCGATGTCTTCGTCTGTTTTCAGATGCTCGTCGGCCATTTTCTGTCGAGGTTACCGGCCCCATCCGCCAAATGGGTTGCCATCCGGACCGTTCATCGTCCCGGTCTCGCGGAACCGCCGGCCCTTGCGCACCGCCTTCACCGCGAACACCATCGGAACCCACATGAACCAGCCAAAGTTGAACCCGCTGCTCCCGCTGGCAACCACGATGAACCCGATGGCCAAGGCGGCAAACAATCCTTGGGTTGCCATGGATCGCCAAAAACGCGCCCGGGACTCCTTTTGTTCGCGCTGCCTTGCGGCTTCTTCGGCCTCTTGAGCTGCCAAGGCTTCCCTTTTGGCCCGATATTCTTCTTCCGCCTCTTGCAACTGCTCTTCGCTGATCCCCAACTCACGGGCGGTGCTGGTCAATCGCTGACGCAGCAGATCACCATCGACAGATGATTTTTCCATCGCGAGCTTGAGGATCTCTTCGACATCCTCGTCTGAGCGCAGGTGCTCTCCGGGCATTGCAACAAGTTTACGCTTTATGCATGGGCCGGGTTCAAAAATAAGGGCCGGGCCGATCTTCATTCAGACCGGCCCGGCGCTATCGAGGGCACGCCGCCCAGCTTATCGCAGGGCTTTTTCGCCCTTGCCGCCGCCCTTGGGTGCGCGGGAGCGTTGATAGTCGCCCAGCGGGTCGGGGTTCGACTTGCTGGAGGCAGCCGGGCTCGCCGCATTGCCGCGGTTCGAGGCATTGACCTCATGGGCTGTCAGGATGAACACGATCTCAGTCTTGTCCTTGCTGTTGTCGGTGCGCTGGAACAGAGCCCCCACGATCGGCAAGTCTTTCAAGAGCGGGATGCCGCTGACGCGTTTCCGGTCTTGCTCCAAGATCAATCCACCCACGGCGAGTGTTTCGCCGGAGTGCATGTTCACAACCATGCTCGTCAGGCGGTCGCTCGTTTGCGGCAATTGGCCGCCACCCGGAACCGGCGTGAAACCGGTGAGGATGTTGAAGTTTTGATCCAGGTTCAACGTGATCTGGCCGTCGCCGCCGATGCGGGCGCCGATCTTGAACGTCACGCCGACCTGCACTTCATCCGTCTCGACCGTCGTCCCGGTTTGGGTCGCCTGGATCGTCTTGATGTAGCGGACCGTGTCGCCGACGAACAAGTTCGCCGTCCGGCCATCGCTGACCAAGGCGTTCGGCCGGGCGATCAGGTTGCGGCCGCCATTGAGCTTGTCGATCGATGCCAAGAAGGTCGCGCTATCGTTGGCATTGAACTGAATGCCGCCCGAAACCGTGCCCGGGCTGGCCGCGGTGTCGCCGGCACCCTGGTTGCTGCGGAACGGGTTGAGCCGCCCACCGGTGATCAGGTTCCAGTCGATCCCAAGCCGCAGGGCTTCGTTTTGGGTCAATTCCAGGACCCGCAGTTCCAAAGCGATCTGCTTCGGAGCGACATCCACCATCGCCAGGTAGGCCTTGGCTTCATCGATCTGCGAGCGGGTGCCCCGGAGGACGATCTTCATCGGCTCGATGCCGGTGATGGTCTTTTCACTCGAAGAGGTCGAGGATTGGCTTTCGCTACCGCCGTTGGCTTGGCCAGCCGCACCGGCTGCACCAGAGCCCTGGCCCGTGCTGTTTTTGCTCGTTTCAGAACTCGTGCTCTTGCCGGACATGCCCGGGGTGACCGGGTTCGGCATCAAGCTCACCTGCAGACCCTTGAACCGGGACTTCAGATCGAGTTCGGCCAACGTCGGTTCGATGTACATCAGTTCGACGACTTCCCACTGCTTTTCCAAACCGGCAAGGTCTTCTTCGTAGGATTTGCCCATAACCGAGCACAGTTCTTTGTCCAAGGCCTTGGCAAAGTTTTCAAGCTTGGCCACATCTTCTTTAGGCCCAATCATCAGCAAGGTCATCGTCGAAGCCTCGCCCTTGGTCGTGCCTTCCAAAATGCTTTCTTGGATGCTGAACTCGGCGGCGCGCGGATGCTCGCTCACCAAGCGGTCAATCATCATCTTGATCCGGCCCGTCTCGCCGCTCTGCACCGGCACGACGACGGTCGCCATGTCGGCCTTGCGGTTGAAAGAACTGGAATCGGCGATCCGCTGGTCAAGCTCGCGGATGTAGTTATCCACT is part of the Armatimonadota bacterium genome and encodes:
- a CDS encoding 2TM domain-containing protein, which gives rise to MADEHLKTDEDIEAILRLAVQQTGTESESLRTRLMTTAEEIGLTPEQVAAAEEAYRQKVKGERTLAEREENERQLWKQFRRSQRGDLISHVGSYLAVNAFLVAIDLMNGDGLNWAYWPLMGWGIAIAIHLFSFVAGESSDNVQEFEKWKRRKRKREKKDSASPEQV
- a CDS encoding CrcB family protein, with amino-acid sequence MDNLSPAAAYLTVGIGGAAGSMARFAVAQAFLKFKPDNPFLAVAVVNLVGSLLIGLVAGHYAQKNAVEYLLLVVGFLGGFTTFSSFSLDLFAMIQRHLYAQAALFAASQVVLGIGGAALGFAVTSRPG